The Mycolicibacterium mageritense genome contains a region encoding:
- a CDS encoding FAD-dependent oxidoreductase gives MNSTATTDYTSFTGWIDPPTDIPPPLTENLTCSVAVIGGGLAGLSTARRLAGRGVDTVLLESGCCGYGPFDTAVR, from the coding sequence ATGAACAGCACCGCGACCACCGACTACACCAGCTTCACCGGCTGGATCGACCCGCCGACCGACATCCCTCCGCCGCTGACGGAGAATCTCACCTGCTCGGTCGCGGTCATCGGCGGTGGACTGGCCGGCCTGTCGACCGCACGGCGGCTGGCTGGGCGCGGCGTCGACACGGTCCTGCTCGAATCGGGGTGCTGCGGATACGGCCCCTTCGATACCGCGGTGCGCTGA
- a CDS encoding site-specific integrase — translation MRGDPSEFVTVIVTAVGAIEPHLSHDDVRTAIEGMGLSAAQLQRLARTLRRDGSVLTGPAGSDCAADIEPLILCLRQLGAQRVRAPRCAQCGRNDSETYSRKLKKRICRACSMQGWQPAVGECPGCGAVDKLIYRPRHGGGLLCRRCKPEPDVDHAAKVRDGIAQLRTGLSATEIDRIASVFGTAVAQRELNWILQDTPGVFRGEIAHRSAVSVRLAEQLVAAGADNVRPPQCPLCFRTVKLSSQIDGLRCCHTCWGHHFSRGTCARCGRQRHLINYHGAGERLCHRCFEHDPVNHEPCTRCGRVDFINHHDGQAKLCRRCYPAPTAVCSSCGRTRPCTRTRTGKPICGTCSAKQRPPQPCSVCGNVRSVHTRTDAGEPVCNPCARSREPCARCGKTLAVSARLAGVGPLCSACLLREPAYFTDCVQCGAHGRTYHRGLCPACACPGELRELFAKDGQLSGAAGRIVEALLQCDAMPVLRWVRRMRLNSELPAQLAELGDTLSHHDLDNLPASKSVEWLRNILVTAEVLPPRDPYLHRTEQYIAARLASIGNRDDRAAVRAFTEWNHLRKLRARADQGPLKRNHGLAAQVMAASITDFVCELNAHGLALASCRQEFVDDWLVRNPTRGQIHQFLTWAVHRGYAHDVAAPVPQTRRTRHTLPGDDERWRLIQYLIEDPDLETRDRVAGLLVLLYSQPAARLVTLKVVDVTITEDAVQLTLGAVPLTVPSPVDRLLADLVQQRRGYAAVTVGTNPWLFPGGRSGGHLSANQVGLRLKRIGISPRLARNTALIDLAGELPAVVLAKLLGFSVKRAVTWSEEAGNTRPRYAAEVARRNT, via the coding sequence ATGCGCGGAGACCCCAGCGAGTTCGTGACGGTGATCGTCACTGCAGTCGGCGCGATCGAGCCGCATCTGAGCCACGACGATGTCCGCACCGCGATCGAGGGGATGGGCCTGTCGGCCGCGCAGTTGCAGAGACTGGCCAGAACGCTGCGGCGCGACGGTAGCGTGCTCACCGGGCCCGCCGGCAGCGACTGCGCCGCCGACATCGAGCCGCTGATCCTGTGTCTGCGCCAACTCGGCGCCCAGCGTGTCCGAGCGCCGCGGTGTGCCCAGTGCGGCCGCAACGATTCCGAAACCTACTCGCGCAAGCTCAAGAAACGCATCTGCCGAGCGTGCTCGATGCAGGGTTGGCAACCGGCGGTCGGTGAATGCCCGGGCTGCGGCGCGGTGGACAAGCTGATCTACCGCCCACGGCACGGCGGCGGCCTGTTGTGCCGACGGTGCAAACCCGAACCCGACGTCGACCACGCCGCCAAGGTCCGTGACGGTATCGCGCAACTGCGGACCGGGCTGTCGGCCACCGAGATTGACCGGATCGCGTCAGTGTTCGGCACGGCGGTCGCGCAGCGCGAGCTCAACTGGATCTTGCAGGACACCCCCGGCGTGTTTCGCGGTGAGATCGCCCACCGCTCGGCGGTCTCGGTGCGGCTCGCCGAACAGCTTGTCGCTGCCGGTGCCGACAATGTGCGACCTCCACAGTGCCCGTTGTGTTTTCGCACCGTGAAGCTCAGCAGCCAGATCGACGGGTTGCGCTGCTGCCATACCTGCTGGGGTCACCACTTCAGCCGCGGCACCTGTGCTCGTTGCGGTCGCCAGCGTCACCTCATCAATTATCACGGTGCCGGCGAGCGCCTCTGTCACCGTTGCTTCGAGCATGATCCGGTCAATCATGAGCCGTGTACACGGTGCGGTCGGGTGGACTTCATCAACCACCATGACGGCCAAGCGAAGCTGTGCCGGCGCTGCTACCCGGCACCCACCGCGGTCTGCAGCTCGTGTGGACGCACCCGCCCGTGCACCCGCACCCGGACGGGAAAGCCCATCTGCGGCACCTGCTCGGCCAAACAACGCCCACCCCAACCCTGTTCGGTATGCGGCAACGTCCGCTCCGTGCACACCCGGACCGACGCCGGTGAGCCGGTGTGTAACCCGTGCGCACGAAGTCGGGAACCCTGCGCGCGGTGCGGCAAAACCCTGGCGGTCTCGGCGCGGCTTGCCGGGGTCGGTCCGCTGTGCTCGGCCTGCCTACTACGTGAACCCGCCTATTTCACCGACTGTGTGCAATGCGGTGCCCATGGCCGGACGTATCACCGTGGGCTGTGCCCGGCCTGCGCCTGTCCCGGTGAGCTCCGCGAATTGTTCGCCAAGGACGGCCAATTGAGCGGCGCCGCGGGCCGCATCGTTGAGGCGTTGCTGCAATGTGACGCCATGCCCGTGCTGCGATGGGTCAGGCGCATGCGATTAAACAGTGAATTGCCCGCGCAGCTCGCCGAACTCGGCGACACCCTCAGCCACCACGACCTCGACAACCTCCCGGCCAGCAAGTCCGTGGAATGGTTGCGCAACATCCTGGTGACCGCCGAGGTGCTGCCACCCCGCGACCCGTACCTGCACCGCACCGAGCAGTACATCGCGGCCCGGCTGGCCAGCATCGGCAACCGCGACGATCGTGCCGCGGTCCGCGCGTTCACCGAATGGAATCATTTGCGCAAACTGCGGGCCCGCGCCGACCAAGGACCACTCAAACGCAACCACGGGCTGGCAGCCCAGGTCATGGCCGCGTCCATCACCGACTTCGTGTGCGAACTCAACGCGCACGGACTGGCCTTGGCCTCGTGCCGGCAAGAGTTTGTCGACGACTGGTTGGTGCGCAACCCCACTCGCGGCCAGATCCACCAATTCCTCACCTGGGCGGTCCACCGTGGCTACGCCCACGACGTCGCGGCTCCCGTACCGCAAACCCGCCGCACCCGCCACACCCTGCCCGGTGACGACGAACGATGGCGCCTGATCCAATACCTGATCGAAGACCCCGACTTGGAGACGCGCGACCGGGTCGCCGGGTTGCTGGTGCTGCTTTACAGTCAACCCGCCGCCCGGCTGGTCACCCTCAAGGTTGTCGATGTCACCATCACCGAGGACGCGGTCCAACTCACCCTCGGCGCCGTCCCGCTCACTGTGCCCAGCCCGGTCGACCGCCTGCTCGCCGATCTCGTGCAGCAGCGGCGTGGGTACGCCGCGGTCACCGTGGGCACCAATCCATGGCTGTTTCCCGGAGGACGTTCCGGTGGGCACCTGTCCGCCAACCAGGTGGGCCTGCGGCTCAAACGAATCGGGATCTCCCCCCGGCTGGCCCGCAACACCGCGCTGATCGACCTCGCCGGCGAACTGCCCGCTGTCGTGCTCGCCAAGCTCCTCGGCTTCAGCGTCAAACGGGCCGTCACCTGGAGCGAAGAAGCCGGCAACACCCGCCCGCGCTACGCCGCCGAGGTCGCCCGCCGCAACACCTGA
- the hchA gene encoding glyoxalase III HchA: MTADADDLSREPTPDPAEDNAFFPSPYSLSQYTTAKTDFAGVEHKGAYTAGRWKILMIAAEERYVLLQNGKMFSTGNHPIEMLLPLHHLMEAGFEIDVATLSGYPAKLELWAMPREDEAVLSTYEALKPKLKQPKKLAEVIADDLGPDSDYLAVFIPGGHAAVVGLPASTDVEQVLDWALANDKFIITLCHGPAALLAASLSKPESPFKDYSVCVFPDALDQGPNLEIGYLPGHLQWLVADLLGKQGVRVVNDQMTGQVHRDRKLLTGDSPLASNNLGLLAADALVDAVRTSG; encoded by the coding sequence ATGACAGCCGATGCAGACGACCTGAGCAGAGAGCCCACACCCGACCCGGCCGAGGACAACGCGTTCTTTCCTTCGCCGTACTCGCTGAGCCAGTACACCACCGCCAAGACGGATTTCGCCGGGGTCGAACACAAAGGTGCCTACACCGCAGGCCGGTGGAAGATCCTGATGATCGCCGCCGAGGAGCGCTATGTGCTGCTGCAGAACGGCAAGATGTTCTCGACGGGCAACCACCCGATCGAGATGTTGCTGCCGCTGCACCACCTGATGGAGGCGGGGTTCGAGATCGACGTCGCGACGCTGTCGGGCTATCCCGCCAAGCTGGAACTGTGGGCCATGCCCCGCGAGGACGAGGCCGTCCTGTCGACGTACGAGGCGCTCAAGCCGAAGCTCAAGCAGCCGAAGAAACTCGCGGAGGTGATCGCCGACGACCTCGGCCCGGATTCCGACTACCTCGCGGTGTTCATCCCCGGCGGGCATGCGGCCGTCGTCGGTCTGCCCGCCAGCACCGATGTCGAGCAGGTGCTCGACTGGGCCCTGGCCAACGACAAGTTCATCATCACGCTGTGCCACGGTCCGGCAGCGCTGCTTGCCGCATCGTTGAGCAAGCCGGAATCGCCGTTCAAGGACTACTCGGTGTGCGTGTTCCCCGACGCGCTCGACCAGGGACCGAACCTCGAGATCGGTTATCTGCCAGGCCATTTACAGTGGCTCGTGGCCGATCTCCTGGGCAAGCAGGGCGTGCGGGTGGTCAACGACCAGATGACCGGCCAGGTCCACCGGGACCGCAAGCTGCTCACCGGCGACAGCCCGCTGGCCTCGAACAATCTCGGCCTGCTCGCGGCCGACGCTCTGGTCGACGCGGTCCGGACGTCCGGCTGA
- a CDS encoding DUF5994 family protein codes for MTGLVAARRSARPVRVALAQQLGADVDGGWWPFSESLAGELVDLVAVLQQQLGDIVDIWLNWSDTDEQLDLDGMAVGSKWPIGAHRRRPPRLIRIAGRNNGATLLVVPPRTSPALGALVMRCAASMPVDDAVRRTPVFETAERVLDAALLESARWLPGHAPLGARRHGHASTQPPPDTA; via the coding sequence ATGACCGGGTTGGTCGCGGCGCGGCGTTCGGCGCGGCCGGTACGGGTGGCGCTGGCACAGCAGTTGGGCGCCGATGTCGACGGGGGTTGGTGGCCGTTTTCTGAATCGCTGGCCGGTGAACTCGTCGATCTCGTCGCCGTGCTGCAACAGCAGCTGGGCGACATTGTCGACATCTGGTTGAACTGGTCTGACACCGACGAGCAACTCGATCTCGACGGCATGGCCGTCGGCAGCAAGTGGCCGATCGGCGCCCACCGCAGACGCCCCCCACGCCTGATCAGGATCGCCGGGCGTAACAACGGCGCCACCCTGCTGGTGGTGCCACCGAGAACGTCACCGGCGCTGGGCGCCTTGGTGATGCGGTGCGCGGCCTCGATGCCGGTCGACGACGCCGTCCGGCGCACCCCGGTGTTCGAGACGGCCGAGCGCGTGTTGGATGCCGCCCTGCTGGAATCGGCCCGATGGCTTCCCGGCCACGCGCCGCTGGGCGCTCGTCGACATGGCCACGCCTCCACGCAGCCGCCGCCCGACACCGCCTGA
- a CDS encoding tyrosine-type recombinase/integrase: MAPGVRHLHPEDDMVRAMLSGWAKQQLGGRLCAENTVKVRASCVGEFIEFSGAYPWEWTARMMDEWSAHLVGSLSRAKSTIRQKQGAVRLFCSFITSPYYDWPTQCELWFGDHPTQICHEWNTSAHLVDYEGDPGRRPFTRKELQDFLDCADAQVEKARRSRRKGTLAAYRDTTMFKVMYGWGLRINELCRLDLADMYRNPHAPELGQCGFLHVRYGKASRGSPPKRRTVPTLMPWAAEALLDYVNNIRPLYEPGQKQALWLTERRSQVKVRTLTGTFDDIRDEVGLDRKLTPHCFRHSFISHMTEDGVDPRFLQEISGHRFASTTGIYTHVTGEFMNKMLTDALGRVSSFGEGRE, translated from the coding sequence TTGGCGCCTGGTGTGCGGCATCTTCATCCCGAGGACGACATGGTGCGGGCGATGTTGTCGGGGTGGGCCAAGCAGCAGTTGGGTGGGCGGTTGTGTGCGGAAAACACGGTGAAGGTACGGGCCTCGTGCGTCGGTGAGTTCATCGAGTTTTCGGGAGCGTATCCGTGGGAGTGGACGGCCCGGATGATGGATGAGTGGAGCGCACATCTGGTGGGGTCGCTGTCTCGAGCGAAGTCCACGATCCGTCAGAAGCAGGGCGCGGTCCGGCTGTTCTGCAGCTTCATCACCTCGCCCTACTACGACTGGCCGACGCAGTGTGAACTATGGTTCGGTGATCACCCGACGCAGATCTGTCACGAGTGGAACACCTCGGCGCATCTTGTCGACTACGAGGGTGATCCGGGCCGTCGGCCGTTCACCCGCAAGGAGCTTCAAGATTTCCTTGATTGCGCCGACGCGCAGGTCGAGAAGGCTCGCCGGTCGCGGCGTAAGGGCACGTTGGCCGCCTATCGGGACACGACGATGTTCAAGGTGATGTACGGCTGGGGATTGCGGATCAACGAGCTGTGTCGGCTGGATCTGGCCGACATGTATCGCAATCCGCACGCTCCCGAATTGGGGCAGTGTGGGTTTCTGCACGTTCGGTACGGGAAGGCCTCGCGAGGGTCGCCGCCCAAGCGGCGGACGGTGCCGACGTTGATGCCGTGGGCGGCGGAGGCACTGTTGGACTATGTCAACAACATTCGGCCGTTGTATGAGCCTGGGCAGAAGCAGGCGCTGTGGCTGACTGAACGGCGCTCGCAGGTGAAGGTGCGGACGTTGACCGGCACCTTCGACGACATCCGGGATGAGGTGGGCCTGGATCGCAAGCTCACCCCGCACTGTTTTCGGCATTCGTTCATCAGCCACATGACCGAGGACGGCGTGGATCCACGGTTCCTGCAGGAAATTTCCGGTCACCGGTTCGCCAGTACCACCGGCATCTATACCCATGTCACCGGCGAGTTCATGAACAAGATGCTCACCGACGCGCTGGGGCGGGTGTCCAGCTTCGGAGAGGGACGAGAATGA
- a CDS encoding winged helix-turn-helix transcriptional regulator, producing MFVAERHVRSRPVRDVCALQAVLAIISNKWVPAVFEHLSGATELSYGDLYRRINGASRKMLSATLRNLVRDGLVQRSPRTGPPPQRVYYRLTNLGRSLVDSLDGLHAWADSHVHVIEAARQPRAD from the coding sequence GTGTTCGTTGCCGAGCGTCATGTCCGTTCGAGGCCGGTCCGCGATGTCTGCGCGTTGCAAGCTGTGTTGGCGATTATCAGCAACAAGTGGGTGCCCGCAGTGTTCGAACACCTCTCCGGTGCAACGGAACTCAGTTACGGAGACCTGTATCGGCGCATCAACGGCGCTTCGCGCAAAATGCTGTCCGCGACACTGCGCAATCTCGTGCGCGACGGTTTGGTACAGCGCTCGCCGAGAACAGGGCCTCCGCCGCAACGTGTGTACTACCGCCTGACCAATCTGGGCCGGTCCCTAGTTGACAGCCTCGACGGACTCCACGCATGGGCCGACAGCCACGTACATGTCATCGAAGCGGCGCGACAACCGCGAGCGGATTAG
- a CDS encoding helix-turn-helix domain-containing protein — MTADYHWHLRRLMAERGLFNTTALRPLLAERGVQLSASQVYRLVTEKPERLSLPTLVALVDILGCAMDELIEIVPAKAASAKKAAGAPEGSKPVRTRELGGHRPVRAKIVDTDS; from the coding sequence ATGACCGCCGATTACCACTGGCATCTGCGCAGGCTGATGGCCGAACGCGGACTGTTCAACACGACAGCGTTGCGGCCACTGCTGGCCGAACGCGGGGTGCAGCTGTCGGCCAGCCAGGTCTACCGGCTCGTGACCGAGAAACCGGAACGATTGAGCCTGCCCACCCTGGTGGCACTCGTGGACATTTTGGGGTGTGCGATGGACGAGTTGATCGAGATCGTGCCCGCCAAAGCTGCCTCGGCGAAGAAGGCCGCCGGGGCACCGGAGGGCAGCAAACCGGTCAGGACGCGTGAACTTGGTGGCCACCGCCCCGTCCGGGCCAAGATCGTCGACACGGATTCCTAG
- a CDS encoding LuxR C-terminal-related transcriptional regulator has translation MIHRWPLVGRTEELQIIADATRATGDHARGVVLSGAAGVGKTRLAREAVAGCGPRSVRRHWIVGTASSRTVPLGAFVGIASDFGPDPLRRVREVIDGLIGDAGHGEVIVGVDDAHLLDDLSAFTVHQLVTRRLATVILTIRSGGSPPDAITAIWKDQHLERLELQPLSPGEIADLVEHVLGGPVDSFSAQRLWQYTQGNALYLRYLLDNEVSAGRVTRHSGVWLWNGQPRLSPTLAELLEARMTEVPASVHEVLDALAVAEPLETTVLESIADADALAEAESLGLVAVDSSVRPASVRLAHPLLGEVRRTGSLRLARLRGRIAVELARKGSTDPRDLIRRAVLLIESDRTPDSELLLAAAAAAMQLLDHRLAETLAERAVAVGGGPWANIARAMAITWQERGAEAEEVLAEQAEHASGFEQTQIAILRAMNFTLILGRVTSAERQLELLPADDHSAQAIATALRPLIQLVRGHSRTAVDMALAADTPSLDNDVAKIFLAWVFVTGQGDLGRIDAIESAANRGYAVADRSPEAGHLRRRLAFQETHGYRLGGALARSDAVVARIRRDTLDVPFEESWHRVMVGLSAMSHGALDDARRSLRDALAYLGSGGSGRMVKTFGRTWLTTVIAMAGQAAEARREFDGIEWWAQDPDACMFDPYRALAEAWVCAAEGVVSQAVSIMRSAAEREALLDRPAWEVVLLQTATQFGDPTTAARLAELARQVQGPRAPTAAAHATALAAGDGAALLATSHRYEEFGDNLAAADAAAQAVVAYQHAGLRGAAMSASATAQRLAALCQGAQTPALRAATTTQPFTERQREIISLAGQGLSNKEIADRLTMSVRSVEGHLFRASQRVAANSRDELIAILQGR, from the coding sequence GTGATCCACCGGTGGCCGCTGGTCGGCCGTACCGAGGAACTTCAGATCATTGCCGACGCCACCCGGGCGACCGGCGATCACGCCCGCGGCGTCGTTCTCTCCGGCGCGGCAGGCGTCGGCAAGACCAGGCTCGCCCGCGAAGCCGTTGCGGGATGCGGTCCCCGGAGCGTGCGCAGGCATTGGATCGTCGGCACCGCGTCGTCGCGGACCGTGCCGCTGGGCGCGTTCGTCGGCATCGCCAGCGACTTCGGCCCGGATCCGCTCCGGCGGGTGCGTGAAGTCATCGACGGCCTCATCGGCGATGCCGGGCACGGCGAGGTGATCGTCGGGGTGGACGACGCACACCTGCTCGACGACCTGTCGGCATTCACGGTGCACCAGTTGGTCACACGGCGGCTCGCGACGGTGATCCTGACCATCCGCTCGGGCGGGTCGCCGCCCGATGCCATCACCGCGATCTGGAAAGACCAGCACCTGGAACGCCTTGAACTGCAACCGCTCTCGCCGGGAGAGATCGCGGACCTGGTGGAGCATGTGCTCGGCGGACCGGTGGATTCCTTCAGCGCACAACGGCTTTGGCAGTACACCCAGGGCAATGCCCTCTATCTCCGGTACCTGCTCGACAACGAGGTGAGCGCCGGTCGGGTGACCCGCCACTCGGGCGTCTGGTTGTGGAACGGGCAGCCGCGGCTGTCACCGACGCTGGCAGAGTTGCTCGAGGCCCGCATGACCGAGGTGCCGGCCTCCGTCCACGAAGTGCTCGACGCCCTCGCGGTCGCAGAACCGTTGGAGACCACCGTGTTGGAGTCGATCGCGGACGCCGACGCGCTCGCAGAGGCCGAGTCGCTGGGCCTGGTCGCCGTCGACTCCAGCGTGCGGCCCGCATCGGTCCGCCTCGCGCATCCGCTGCTCGGCGAGGTCCGCCGCACGGGCTCGCTGCGCCTGGCACGGCTACGCGGCCGCATCGCGGTCGAATTGGCCCGGAAAGGCTCGACGGATCCACGTGACCTGATCCGGCGCGCAGTGCTGCTCATCGAATCCGACCGCACGCCCGACTCGGAGCTGCTCCTTGCGGCGGCCGCCGCGGCGATGCAGCTGCTGGACCATCGGCTCGCCGAGACCCTCGCGGAACGTGCCGTCGCCGTCGGCGGTGGGCCGTGGGCCAACATCGCGCGCGCGATGGCGATCACGTGGCAGGAGCGCGGCGCCGAAGCTGAAGAGGTGCTGGCCGAACAGGCGGAGCACGCATCGGGTTTCGAACAGACGCAGATCGCGATCCTGCGCGCCATGAATTTCACGTTGATTCTCGGGCGGGTGACCAGCGCCGAACGTCAACTCGAGTTGCTGCCCGCAGACGATCACTCCGCACAGGCGATCGCGACCGCGCTGCGCCCGTTGATCCAGCTGGTGCGGGGCCACTCCAGGACCGCGGTCGACATGGCATTGGCGGCCGACACCCCGTCGCTGGACAACGACGTCGCGAAGATCTTCCTGGCCTGGGTGTTCGTCACCGGGCAGGGCGACCTCGGACGCATCGACGCGATCGAGTCCGCGGCCAACCGTGGGTACGCTGTGGCCGACCGGTCGCCGGAAGCGGGACATCTACGGCGCCGGTTGGCATTCCAGGAAACGCACGGCTACCGCCTCGGGGGTGCGCTGGCCCGATCGGACGCTGTCGTGGCGCGGATCCGGCGCGACACGCTCGACGTTCCGTTCGAGGAATCGTGGCACCGCGTGATGGTGGGCCTGTCGGCGATGAGCCACGGTGCCCTCGACGACGCGCGGCGTTCGTTGCGAGACGCGCTAGCCTACCTCGGTAGCGGCGGCAGCGGACGCATGGTGAAGACGTTCGGGCGGACCTGGTTGACCACGGTGATCGCGATGGCCGGGCAGGCAGCCGAGGCCCGCCGCGAATTCGACGGCATCGAGTGGTGGGCCCAGGATCCCGACGCGTGCATGTTCGATCCGTACCGGGCCCTCGCCGAGGCGTGGGTGTGCGCCGCGGAGGGGGTTGTGTCGCAGGCGGTCTCGATCATGCGCAGCGCCGCGGAACGCGAGGCCCTGCTCGACCGGCCGGCGTGGGAAGTCGTGCTGCTGCAGACCGCGACGCAGTTCGGGGATCCGACCACCGCGGCGAGGCTCGCCGAGCTGGCCCGGCAGGTGCAGGGCCCGCGCGCGCCCACCGCGGCAGCACACGCCACGGCGCTCGCGGCGGGCGACGGCGCCGCCCTGCTCGCCACGTCGCACCGCTACGAGGAGTTCGGCGACAACCTCGCTGCCGCCGATGCCGCGGCGCAGGCCGTCGTCGCCTACCAGCACGCGGGCCTGCGGGGTGCGGCGATGAGCGCGTCCGCCACCGCGCAACGGCTGGCAGCCCTGTGCCAGGGCGCCCAGACGCCCGCGCTGCGGGCCGCGACCACGACGCAGCCGTTCACCGAGCGCCAGCGTGAGATCATCTCCCTTGCCGGACAAGGCCTTTCCAACAAGGAGATCGCCGACCGGCTCACGATGTCGGTCCGCTCGGTCGAGGGGCACCTGTTTCGCGCATCGCAGCGTGTCGCCGCCAACAGCCGCGACGAACTGATCGCCATCCTGCAGGGACGCTGA
- a CDS encoding flavin-containing monooxygenase yields the protein MNASTLTVDEYDIVVIGAGISGIGAAKYITEAFPGKRVVILEGRANIGGTWDLFKYPGIRSDNGLHTFGYEFKPWTDPDAIAEAPKIVNYLQETLDEFDLNRLVRFEHSVQRASWSSEDARWTLDVTTPDGDRRISANWIFAGTGYYRYDEGYTPQFEGREDFRGDILHPQHWPEDYDYSGKKVVVIGSGATAVTLIPSMLNHAGAAAHVTMLQRTPTYVIPWAKVDSAALMFTKWFGEKRGYALTRFANIWIERGIVKAMRGFPKLARAAIRRVNIESLPQGFDVDTHFNPPYDPWDQRLCLCPDGDFFEALSDGSASIVTDKIERFTETGIALESGEHLDADVIVTATGLNMRLLGGIELDVDGDPVHLPDTVAYRGTLLSGIPNLAIAIGYTTSPWTLKISILCRYFCALVAHMDAFGYDSVRVEADPAMERRPIVDLSSGYAQRAKDIIPKQGTGLFQMSMSYQQDAKILRGPLLDEALHFSSRADEPHRSPAPANEAIHA from the coding sequence ATGAACGCATCGACACTCACCGTCGACGAGTACGACATCGTCGTCATCGGCGCCGGCATCTCCGGTATCGGCGCCGCGAAGTACATCACCGAGGCGTTCCCAGGCAAGCGGGTGGTGATCCTCGAGGGTCGCGCGAACATCGGCGGCACCTGGGACCTGTTCAAGTACCCCGGCATCCGTTCCGACAACGGCCTGCACACCTTCGGCTACGAGTTCAAGCCCTGGACCGACCCGGACGCCATCGCGGAGGCCCCGAAGATCGTCAACTACCTCCAGGAGACGCTTGACGAGTTCGACCTGAACCGGCTGGTGCGGTTCGAGCACAGCGTGCAGCGCGCCTCGTGGTCGAGTGAGGACGCCCGCTGGACTCTCGACGTCACTACCCCAGACGGCGACCGGCGGATCAGCGCGAACTGGATCTTCGCCGGCACCGGCTACTACCGCTACGACGAGGGCTACACCCCGCAGTTCGAGGGCCGCGAGGACTTCCGGGGCGACATCCTGCACCCGCAGCACTGGCCCGAGGACTACGACTACAGCGGCAAGAAGGTCGTGGTCATCGGCAGCGGTGCCACCGCGGTCACGCTGATCCCGTCGATGCTGAACCACGCAGGTGCTGCGGCGCACGTCACCATGCTGCAGCGCACTCCGACGTACGTTATCCCCTGGGCGAAGGTCGATTCCGCAGCGCTGATGTTCACCAAGTGGTTCGGTGAGAAGCGCGGCTACGCGCTGACCCGGTTCGCCAACATCTGGATCGAACGAGGCATCGTCAAGGCCATGCGCGGATTCCCGAAGTTGGCACGCGCGGCCATCCGGCGCGTGAACATCGAATCCCTGCCGCAAGGATTCGACGTGGACACCCACTTCAACCCGCCCTACGACCCGTGGGATCAGCGCCTGTGCCTGTGCCCCGACGGCGACTTCTTCGAGGCGCTCAGTGACGGCAGCGCTTCGATCGTCACCGATAAGATCGAGCGGTTCACGGAGACCGGCATCGCGCTCGAATCGGGCGAGCACCTGGACGCCGACGTGATCGTCACCGCGACCGGCCTGAACATGCGCCTGCTCGGCGGCATCGAACTCGACGTCGATGGCGATCCGGTGCACCTACCGGACACCGTGGCTTACCGCGGAACCCTCCTGTCGGGAATCCCGAACCTCGCGATCGCGATCGGCTACACGACATCCCCGTGGACGCTGAAGATCAGCATCCTGTGCCGATACTTCTGCGCACTCGTGGCACACATGGACGCCTTCGGCTACGACAGCGTCCGCGTCGAGGCCGACCCGGCCATGGAGCGCCGGCCGATCGTTGACCTGAGTTCCGGCTACGCCCAGCGCGCGAAGGACATCATTCCGAAGCAGGGCACGGGCCTGTTCCAGATGTCCATGTCGTACCAGCAGGACGCCAAGATCCTCCGCGGTCCGCTGCTCGACGAGGCCCTGCACTTCTCGTCCCGTGCCGACGAACCGC
- a CDS encoding lipoprotein LpqH: MKKILVGMTVFVAGAGAAVGCSSGADSGAPVTQVAAGGAEVSTGGAAEVTVGGGELAGLDPASVTCVRQGGKISVGSGSAGPQQALAVVMTDEATPKVESVALMVDGNALGVSDMMGVKTGSAAVDVDGETYTISGEAQGTDIKNPMAGMITKPFTIKVTCS, from the coding sequence ATGAAGAAGATCCTGGTGGGGATGACGGTATTCGTCGCGGGCGCAGGCGCGGCGGTGGGTTGCTCGAGCGGTGCGGACAGCGGCGCTCCGGTGACCCAGGTCGCGGCAGGCGGGGCCGAGGTCAGCACGGGTGGTGCGGCTGAGGTCACCGTCGGTGGCGGCGAACTGGCGGGGCTCGATCCCGCGTCGGTCACGTGCGTCAGGCAGGGCGGAAAGATCAGCGTCGGCAGCGGTTCGGCGGGCCCGCAGCAGGCGCTGGCCGTCGTGATGACCGACGAGGCCACACCGAAAGTCGAGTCGGTGGCCCTCATGGTCGACGGGAACGCGCTCGGCGTCAGCGACATGATGGGGGTCAAGACCGGGTCGGCTGCGGTGGACGTCGACGGCGAGACCTACACCATCTCCGGTGAGGCGCAGGGCACCGACATCAAGAACCCGATGGCCGGCATGATCACTAAACCGTTCACCATCAAGGTGACCTGCAGTTAG